The following coding sequences are from one uncultured Tateyamaria sp. window:
- the smpB gene encoding SsrA-binding protein SmpB → MAQGKSDPNYKVAAENRRARFDYAIEDDLECGIVLEGSEVKSLRAGGANIAESYAHVDNGELWLINSYIAPYDQAKSFKHDERRPRKLLVSRKELANLWNATQRKGMTLVPIVLYFNHKGMAKLKIGIAKGKKLHDKRDTSAKRDWNRQKQRLLKERG, encoded by the coding sequence ATGGCCCAAGGTAAATCAGACCCCAACTACAAGGTGGCCGCCGAAAACCGGCGCGCGCGCTTTGACTACGCGATCGAGGATGACCTTGAATGCGGCATCGTGCTGGAAGGGTCCGAGGTCAAGTCCCTGCGCGCGGGCGGCGCCAACATCGCCGAAAGCTATGCGCATGTGGACAATGGCGAATTGTGGCTGATCAACAGCTACATCGCGCCCTACGATCAGGCCAAGTCCTTTAAACATGACGAACGCCGCCCCCGCAAATTGCTGGTCTCGCGCAAGGAATTGGCGAACCTGTGGAATGCGACCCAGCGCAAGGGCATGACGCTGGTGCCCATCGTCCTCTATTTCAACCACAAGGGCATGGCGAAGCTGAAGATCGGCATCGCCAAGGGCAAAAAGCTGCACGACAAGCGCGATACATCCGCAAAACGCGACTGGAACCGCCAGAAACAGCGCCTTCTCAAGGAACGCGGCTGA
- a CDS encoding SGNH/GDSL hydrolase family protein, whose amino-acid sequence MRVWMILVACLGLLACTEPVPSSGSARIIATGDSMLAWNAASNRSVADVLEQRLGTAVVDRSVSGARYHYVLPVSGSLGLRIGAQYVPGTWDWAVMNGGGNDLWLGCGCRKCEAQLDRLISEDGRSGTVADAVRRVRGDGARVIYVGYLRTPGVPSMIDHCRAWGDAYEARLMRMAARDDGVTFVSVADLVPNGDRSFHDVDRIHPSPKGSAAIAARIAAVMK is encoded by the coding sequence ATGCGTGTTTGGATGATCTTGGTGGCATGCCTTGGCCTTCTGGCATGTACAGAGCCGGTTCCGTCCTCCGGCAGCGCCCGGATCATTGCAACCGGCGACAGCATGCTGGCGTGGAACGCGGCCTCGAACCGGTCGGTGGCCGATGTGCTGGAACAACGCCTGGGCACCGCCGTGGTGGACCGGTCCGTATCGGGGGCACGCTACCACTATGTCTTGCCTGTCAGTGGCAGCCTGGGCCTGCGGATCGGGGCGCAATATGTGCCGGGAACATGGGACTGGGCAGTCATGAACGGCGGCGGCAATGACCTGTGGCTGGGGTGCGGCTGCCGCAAATGTGAGGCACAGCTGGACCGGCTGATTTCCGAAGATGGTCGCAGCGGCACTGTGGCGGATGCGGTGCGGCGCGTGCGGGGGGACGGGGCCAGGGTGATCTATGTCGGATATCTGCGAACACCGGGTGTGCCGTCCATGATCGATCACTGCCGCGCGTGGGGCGACGCCTACGAGGCGCGGTTGATGCGCATGGCGGCGCGAGATGACGGTGTCACCTTTGTGTCGGTGGCCGATCTCGTGCCAAACGGCGACCGCAGTTTTCACGACGTGGACCGGATACACCCATCACCCAAGGGCAGCGCAGCGATTGCGGCCCGGATTGCGGCGGTGATGAAGTAG
- a CDS encoding DUF1523 family protein, with product MRYIGWIILITFWVAVGAALHYTLPQRDIVRIVNTYEERQELGDWTRMFWSRPDTQSDGLINRDVQFIQTVRANGKPMVYRNEDTGWSWPPYFKFDTSNLYTEAADSVSTRAAPEWYVITHYGWRNEFLTIFPNAISIRQVEGPDASKGIPWVNILILGTLAAIVYAIWVRWRRFRRARIDPRLEEMQDSWEAAGDAVSERRGRIRRWLATWKSK from the coding sequence ATGCGTTACATCGGTTGGATCATCCTGATCACTTTCTGGGTCGCGGTCGGCGCGGCCCTGCACTATACGCTGCCGCAGCGCGACATCGTGCGGATCGTGAACACTTACGAAGAACGGCAGGAGCTGGGGGACTGGACACGCATGTTCTGGTCGCGGCCCGACACCCAGTCCGATGGGCTGATCAACCGGGATGTGCAGTTTATCCAGACCGTGCGCGCGAACGGCAAACCCATGGTTTACCGGAACGAGGACACAGGCTGGAGCTGGCCGCCCTATTTCAAGTTCGACACGTCGAACCTGTATACCGAGGCGGCGGATTCCGTGTCGACCCGCGCCGCGCCGGAATGGTACGTGATCACGCATTACGGCTGGCGGAACGAATTCCTGACGATTTTCCCCAACGCAATTTCCATCCGCCAGGTCGAGGGGCCGGATGCATCCAAGGGCATCCCGTGGGTCAACATCCTGATCCTTGGGACACTGGCGGCCATTGTCTACGCGATCTGGGTGCGCTGGCGCAGGTTCCGCCGGGCCCGCATCGACCCCAGGCTGGAAGAGATGCAGGACAGCTGGGAAGCTGCGGGTGACGCCGTGTCAGAACGACGTGGGCGCATCCGGCGCTGGCTTGCCACGTGGAAATCGAAATAG
- a CDS encoding class I SAM-dependent RNA methyltransferase, producing the protein MTSDPDAPIFAITLPGMEQSLADEARQFGFDVAEVTAGGVSLRGGWPEVWRANLELRGATRVLWRMGSFMAFHLAQLDKRARKFAWTDVLRTDVPVRVEVATSRKSKIYHAGAATKRIEAALVESAGIPVAADAPVTLKVRIDDNRVTISVDTSGEPLHKRGHKEAVGKAPMRETLAALFLRHCGFDGTQPVFDPMCGSGTFVIEAAELAAGLQAGRARNFAFEQFEGFDPGGLAERRTTERRSAPKVRLTGSDRDQGVIAMAQANAARAGVQDLVRFQQGNAGDITPPEGPPGLVIVNPPYGARIGNKKALYPVYGRLGQVLAKRFSGWRVGIVTSEASLAKATGLPFLPEGPGIAHGGLRVRLWRTDALP; encoded by the coding sequence ATGACATCCGATCCCGACGCCCCTATTTTTGCCATCACCCTGCCGGGCATGGAACAATCGCTCGCCGATGAAGCGCGGCAGTTCGGCTTTGACGTGGCAGAGGTGACCGCTGGCGGCGTCAGCCTGCGTGGCGGTTGGCCCGAAGTCTGGCGCGCCAACCTGGAATTGCGCGGGGCCACGCGGGTGCTGTGGCGCATGGGGTCCTTCATGGCCTTTCATCTTGCACAGCTGGACAAGCGGGCGCGCAAGTTTGCGTGGACCGATGTCCTGCGCACGGACGTACCGGTGCGGGTCGAGGTCGCCACCTCGCGCAAGTCCAAGATCTATCACGCCGGTGCCGCGACCAAACGGATCGAAGCGGCCTTGGTGGAAAGCGCGGGCATTCCCGTCGCGGCGGATGCACCTGTGACACTGAAGGTGCGCATCGACGACAATCGCGTGACGATAAGCGTCGACACGTCAGGAGAGCCGCTGCACAAGCGGGGCCACAAGGAAGCGGTCGGCAAAGCCCCCATGCGCGAAACCCTTGCCGCCCTGTTCCTGCGACACTGCGGGTTTGACGGGACTCAGCCGGTCTTTGACCCCATGTGCGGGTCGGGGACGTTTGTGATCGAAGCGGCGGAACTGGCTGCGGGGTTGCAGGCAGGGCGGGCGCGCAACTTCGCGTTCGAACAGTTCGAGGGGTTTGATCCCGGCGGGCTCGCCGAGCGGCGCACAACCGAACGGCGAAGTGCACCAAAGGTGCGCCTTACAGGCTCGGACCGGGATCAGGGTGTGATTGCCATGGCCCAGGCCAACGCCGCGCGGGCGGGTGTCCAAGACCTTGTACGCTTTCAGCAGGGCAATGCCGGGGACATCACGCCGCCCGAAGGTCCCCCCGGTCTGGTGATCGTCAACCCGCCTTACGGTGCGCGCATCGGCAACAAGAAGGCGCTCTATCCCGTCTATGGCCGCCTGGGACAGGTGCTGGCCAAGCGGTTCTCGGGCTGGCGTGTGGGCATCGTCACGAGCGAGGCATCGCTGGCAAAGGCCACCGGTCTGCCGTTCTTGCCCGAAGGGCCCGGCATCGCCCATGGCGGGTTGCGCGTCAGGCTCTGGCGCACCGACGCCTTGCCGTGA
- a CDS encoding DUF6638 family protein has product MIRLIQRGLMFGNLFHVASPALVERYNRALEHLTGKRTALTDFYIDISGYSPEVGNELGDPLYLNHNGVNRQFILLSTEQRRCPLLDAKFSTSHGILKRFIAENEAALFALTARDAVAGELVNSVYDISHPARLFDLRAITVEADTTRGTVRNAAKLAEKVDTFLRGDDAWFDDVLIAEMIQLAGQTGDVTRNPVTLKPLRVDKGNFWTAHFGGLYIFQTLDHPATIAATDKPDDLPTKYIFDLGERNRIAKFLEYNDLVEPVVKARGIDGAAILRQKMDFILVSAVTEAGVDLVGTTRRDMRMLARHHAHLLPGEFHTLAELVNWAEHGGKWPRISSEHPAYFYTLRAADTPDADLVNMLLAQLCPRDARQLFICHKQAFYAAYATWPEAKKEYVAQYLEAEYKADKVGARQALFGHDAPMDPDPKPRDLIARVGPWGAVRR; this is encoded by the coding sequence ATGATCCGCCTGATCCAACGCGGCCTGATGTTCGGCAACCTTTTCCACGTGGCCTCGCCCGCGCTGGTCGAACGCTATAACCGTGCGCTCGAACACCTGACGGGCAAGCGCACGGCGCTTACCGATTTCTACATCGACATCTCCGGCTACTCGCCCGAGGTGGGCAACGAGCTGGGCGATCCGCTTTACCTGAACCACAACGGGGTCAACCGGCAGTTCATCCTGCTGTCGACAGAACAGCGCAGATGCCCGCTGCTGGATGCGAAATTCTCGACCTCGCACGGTATTCTGAAACGGTTCATCGCCGAAAACGAAGCGGCCCTTTTTGCGCTGACCGCGCGGGATGCCGTTGCGGGCGAACTGGTCAACAGTGTCTACGACATCAGCCATCCCGCGCGGCTGTTTGATCTGCGCGCCATCACGGTTGAGGCGGATACCACCCGCGGTACCGTGCGCAATGCCGCCAAGCTGGCCGAGAAGGTGGATACGTTCCTGAGGGGTGATGACGCCTGGTTCGATGACGTCCTGATCGCAGAGATGATCCAGCTTGCGGGGCAAACCGGGGACGTGACGCGCAACCCCGTGACCCTGAAACCATTGCGCGTAGACAAGGGTAACTTTTGGACCGCCCATTTCGGGGGGCTTTATATTTTCCAGACGCTTGACCATCCGGCGACCATTGCCGCGACGGACAAACCCGACGACCTTCCGACCAAGTACATATTTGATCTGGGTGAACGAAACCGCATCGCCAAGTTTCTGGAGTACAACGACCTCGTCGAACCGGTGGTCAAGGCGCGCGGCATCGACGGGGCGGCGATCCTGCGGCAGAAGATGGACTTTATCCTGGTTTCCGCGGTGACCGAGGCGGGCGTGGATCTGGTCGGCACAACCCGGCGCGACATGCGGATGCTGGCCCGGCACCATGCGCACCTGCTGCCGGGCGAATTCCACACGTTGGCCGAACTGGTCAACTGGGCCGAGCACGGGGGCAAGTGGCCCCGGATCAGTTCCGAACATCCCGCCTATTTTTACACGTTGCGTGCGGCCGACACGCCCGATGCCGACCTTGTCAACATGCTGCTGGCCCAGCTGTGCCCGCGTGACGCGCGCCAGCTTTTTATCTGTCACAAACAGGCGTTCTACGCCGCCTACGCCACCTGGCCCGAAGCGAAAAAGGAATATGTCGCGCAGTATCTCGAAGCCGAGTACAAGGCCGACAAGGTGGGCGCGCGGCAAGCGCTGTTCGGGCATGACGCCCCAATGGACCCTGATCCCAAACCCCGTGACCTGATTGCGCGCGTGGGTCCCTGGGGCGCGGTAAGGAGGTAG
- a CDS encoding septation protein IspZ, translating to MDKRLIVEFAPGVAFVLGDALGGIFLGSACAACATVVAIAVRWRWDKSLPWLAISIFALTAVLVTVGFFFNDTTFVKISTTVGSLAFAVILGVGLFFKPSLVERTLGYKLQLTAQGWLIMNLAWIAVTLLRAAANEVVWRNASDQVWVLYNGFATLPGSDCSLWSPGRSPGNTGTAQRTTAPSHLHAAGAMAGFGWWRAPVSAVRCRTTALLWHRDFPFRHCGHGKQDRSRTMIGLRFEGDVPTTRRAVFERAARRWDGVVQTAFPPVQLEGQTVAGVRIDVSVRPLDGANGVLGQAGPSILRPDTGLPVAGIMEFDQADAQALESANRFEDVVLHEMAHVLGFGTLWERNGLIAGAGTMDPRFVGPSAAREFAALDPSGGAAVPVANTGGPGTREGHWRELVFGNELMTGFLSGDVRPLSRLTLGSFEDLGYSVNYGAADAFALPSFRELALMGITEAVRICDLCRMGRPDPVVLGQ from the coding sequence TTGGACAAACGCCTGATTGTGGAATTCGCGCCCGGCGTCGCCTTTGTGCTGGGCGATGCGCTGGGGGGCATTTTCCTTGGCTCCGCATGTGCTGCATGTGCGACGGTCGTCGCAATTGCAGTGCGGTGGCGGTGGGACAAAAGCCTGCCGTGGCTGGCCATCTCGATCTTTGCCCTGACGGCCGTCCTGGTGACGGTGGGGTTCTTCTTCAACGATACCACCTTCGTCAAGATCAGCACGACCGTCGGATCGCTGGCCTTTGCCGTCATCTTGGGCGTCGGCCTGTTTTTCAAGCCCAGCCTGGTCGAACGGACGCTGGGTTACAAGCTGCAGCTGACGGCTCAGGGGTGGCTGATCATGAACCTTGCGTGGATCGCCGTCACGCTGCTGCGCGCCGCAGCCAACGAAGTGGTCTGGCGCAACGCGTCTGACCAGGTGTGGGTTCTGTATAACGGTTTTGCGACTTTGCCTGGTTCGGACTGTTCTTTGTGGTCACCTGGGCGGTCGCCTGGGAATACTGGAACGGCCCAGAGGACGACGGCGCCTAGCCACTTGCACGCTGCCGGTGCCATGGCGGGATTTGGCTGGTGGCGCGCCCCTGTTTCGGCTGTCAGGTGCCGCACAACCGCTCTGCTCTGGCATAGAGATTTTCCGTTCCGACATTGTGGTCATGGCAAACAAGACCGGAGCAGAACGATGATCGGGTTGAGATTTGAAGGAGATGTGCCGACGACCCGGCGGGCCGTCTTCGAACGTGCGGCAAGGCGCTGGGACGGGGTCGTGCAAACGGCCTTCCCCCCGGTCCAGCTTGAGGGTCAGACCGTTGCCGGGGTGCGTATTGACGTGTCCGTGCGCCCCTTGGACGGCGCAAATGGGGTGCTTGGGCAGGCCGGGCCGTCCATTCTGCGGCCGGATACGGGCCTGCCCGTCGCCGGTATCATGGAGTTTGATCAGGCAGATGCTCAGGCGCTGGAATCCGCAAACAGATTTGAGGACGTCGTTCTGCACGAGATGGCCCATGTGCTGGGCTTTGGCACGCTTTGGGAGCGCAACGGGTTGATTGCGGGCGCGGGCACGATGGACCCGCGTTTTGTGGGCCCATCGGCGGCACGGGAGTTTGCAGCACTTGATCCGTCCGGCGGCGCGGCTGTGCCCGTGGCCAATACCGGTGGGCCGGGCACGCGGGAAGGCCACTGGCGTGAGTTGGTGTTCGGCAATGAGTTGATGACCGGGTTTTTGTCCGGTGATGTGCGCCCGCTCAGCCGCCTGACACTTGGATCGTTCGAAGACCTTGGCTATTCCGTGAACTACGGCGCAGCGGACGCTTTTGCTCTGCCGAGTTTCCGAGAATTGGCGTTGATGGGGATCACCGAAGCCGTGCGCATATGTGATCTGTGCCGGATGGGTCGGCCAGACCCAGTTGTGTTGGGGCAATAG
- a CDS encoding DUF5928 domain-containing protein: MAKIAYILLCHKDPDAIIKQAERLTAAGDYMSIHFDARANATHFAQIRKALKDNPNVTFAHRRIRCGWGEWSLVQATLYAVESAVDAFPRATHFYMLSGDCMAIKSAEYTHRFLDDNDADFIESFDYFESDWIKTGMKEERLIYRHFFNERTQKWRFYTSYHLQQRFGFKREIPADIQVQIGSQWWCLRRRTIEWVLDFTRQRKDVMRFFRTTWIPDETFFQTIVRHVVPEEEIRTRTLTFLMFTDYGMPVTFYDDHYDLLLSQDFLFARKISAEANDLKRRLGLLYAAENVSFQISNEGASLFKFLTGRGRIGRRFATRFWETESTLGRNRELLIIICKKWHVAKRLLERIRVMTNVPAIEYLFNEEHTPLPDLGGIQTTLEKRTRHRRALMRMLFDYFDTDRLIVCMDPGNLDLLQDFAGDRSVTRMLEIQCAFSDEYLIGHAMRVGLAGEQTSQETLERLLPTIRNDMTFESDRIRDADFEHLHRIEEVADLDANADALSRFLSVPPEKAREIASVDYLFAD, translated from the coding sequence ATGGCAAAAATCGCCTACATCCTGCTGTGTCACAAGGATCCGGATGCCATCATCAAGCAGGCGGAACGGTTGACGGCTGCGGGCGACTACATGTCCATCCATTTCGACGCGCGTGCAAATGCAACCCACTTTGCCCAGATCCGCAAGGCGTTGAAGGACAATCCGAACGTCACCTTTGCCCATCGGCGCATCCGGTGTGGCTGGGGCGAATGGAGCCTGGTGCAAGCCACCCTCTACGCAGTGGAAAGCGCAGTCGACGCGTTTCCACGGGCCACCCATTTCTACATGTTGTCCGGCGATTGCATGGCAATCAAGTCGGCCGAGTACACGCATCGGTTCCTTGACGACAATGACGCCGATTTCATTGAAAGCTTCGACTATTTCGAAAGCGACTGGATCAAGACGGGCATGAAGGAAGAGCGGTTGATCTACCGCCATTTCTTTAACGAACGCACGCAGAAATGGCGGTTCTACACCAGCTACCACCTACAGCAACGCTTTGGTTTCAAACGCGAAATTCCTGCCGATATCCAGGTGCAGATCGGCAGCCAATGGTGGTGCCTGCGCCGCCGCACCATCGAATGGGTTCTGGATTTCACCCGCCAGCGCAAGGACGTGATGCGCTTTTTCCGCACCACGTGGATCCCGGACGAGACGTTTTTTCAGACGATCGTGCGCCACGTCGTGCCCGAAGAAGAAATCCGCACCCGGACCCTCACGTTCCTGATGTTCACCGACTACGGCATGCCGGTCACGTTTTACGATGATCACTATGACCTGTTGCTCAGCCAGGATTTCCTGTTCGCCCGCAAGATCAGCGCGGAGGCGAACGACCTGAAACGCCGTCTGGGCCTGCTTTATGCGGCCGAGAACGTGTCGTTCCAGATTTCCAACGAAGGCGCCAGCCTGTTCAAGTTCCTGACCGGGCGGGGCCGCATCGGGCGTCGTTTTGCAACCCGGTTCTGGGAAACCGAAAGCACGCTGGGGCGCAATCGCGAGCTGCTGATCATCATCTGCAAGAAGTGGCATGTGGCCAAGCGCCTGCTGGAACGCATCCGGGTAATGACCAACGTGCCCGCCATCGAATACCTGTTCAACGAAGAACACACGCCCCTGCCCGATCTGGGCGGCATCCAGACGACGCTGGAAAAGCGCACGCGCCACCGCCGGGCCCTGATGCGCATGTTGTTTGACTATTTCGACACCGACCGCCTGATCGTGTGCATGGACCCCGGCAACCTGGACCTGTTGCAGGATTTTGCCGGCGACCGGTCGGTTACCCGGATGTTGGAAATCCAATGCGCGTTCTCGGATGAGTACCTGATCGGGCACGCCATGCGCGTCGGCCTGGCAGGTGAACAAACCAGCCAGGAAACGCTGGAACGCCTGCTGCCCACGATCCGCAACGACATGACATTTGAATCCGACCGCATCAGGGATGCGGATTTCGAGCATCTGCACCGGATCGAGGAAGTCGCCGACCTGGACGCAAATGCGGACGCGCTGTCGAGGTTTCTGAGCGTGCCTCCGGAAAAGGCGCGCGAGATTGCATCGGTCGACTACCTCTTTGCTGATTGA
- a CDS encoding sulfotransferase family protein: MGFPGTWMTESESVVYRVVPKCACSTIGQIMFYSDHGTFFDGDIHDAQGGMHKWALEASQPIITDTVKTHGSYSFTCVRNPYTRILSSFFDKICGIQRNGKRYRGNLVPLLIQKYGIEVGGDDGKQDFDQIKSFRRFLLFARDTIRWRRPMEPDIHWSAMSGHVSTFIVNGGRYDKIIWTEKFNEGMEAVMQAVETPHAVDIAGIPRFNESEGHGPKRAHPVEDYFDDLSMHLVYEIYKRDFEVFKYDFEDPSNKMPIGEIDLDEVHKKLGD, encoded by the coding sequence ATGGGGTTCCCCGGCACCTGGATGACGGAAAGTGAAAGCGTGGTGTATCGCGTGGTGCCCAAGTGTGCCTGCTCGACCATCGGGCAAATCATGTTCTACTCGGATCATGGCACGTTCTTTGATGGCGATATCCATGATGCCCAGGGGGGCATGCACAAATGGGCGCTTGAGGCGAGCCAGCCGATCATCACCGACACTGTAAAGACGCACGGGTCCTATTCCTTTACCTGCGTCCGCAACCCGTACACCCGCATCCTGTCGTCCTTCTTTGACAAGATCTGTGGCATCCAGCGCAACGGCAAACGGTATCGCGGCAACCTGGTGCCGCTGCTGATCCAGAAATACGGGATCGAAGTGGGCGGCGACGACGGCAAGCAGGACTTTGACCAGATCAAGTCGTTCCGCCGCTTCCTGCTGTTTGCCCGTGACACCATCCGCTGGCGTCGCCCGATGGAGCCTGACATTCACTGGTCCGCCATGTCTGGCCATGTGTCCACCTTCATCGTGAACGGCGGCCGCTATGACAAGATCATCTGGACCGAGAAATTCAACGAAGGCATGGAAGCCGTGATGCAGGCGGTCGAAACGCCCCACGCTGTTGATATCGCAGGCATCCCGCGCTTCAACGAAAGCGAAGGGCACGGCCCCAAACGCGCCCACCCGGTCGAGGACTACTTTGACGACCTGTCGATGCACCTGGTCTATGAAATCTACAAACGCGATTTCGAAGTGTTCAAATACGACTTCGAAGACCCGTCAAACAAGATGCCGATCGGAGAGATCGATCTGGACGAGGTGCATAAGAAGCTGGGTGACTGA